A window from Zingiber officinale cultivar Zhangliang chromosome 7A, Zo_v1.1, whole genome shotgun sequence encodes these proteins:
- the LOC121999953 gene encoding transcription factor TCP17-like → MLQSSREGALTKQAAGTNTPPATDKFQPSSSRANWSVLKNPRIVRVSRAFGGKDRHSKVRTIRGLRDRRVRLSVPTAIQLYDLQDKLGFNQPSKVVDWLINAAQHEIDKLPPLETLQLGDPLIFPLVPPMANPHTSNISSTYDHEYLNDLRNKEREVNLREANLNLGHHAATVGLDHNSEVAYNPYFQLENSSATNNGYLPITILASYLAAASNNHSVEAKQYDHLASSSNDHDFRSLHRDTRADAQASRSHHQGQ, encoded by the coding sequence ATGTTGCAATCTTCAAGAGAAGGAGCTCTCACCAAGCAAGCTGCTGGCACCAACACTCCTCCTGCCACTGACAAGTTTCAACCAAGCTCTTCGAGGGCGAATTGGTCGGTGCTCAAGAACCCTAGGATTGTGCGTGTGTCACGCGCCTTCGGGGGCAAGGACCGGCACAGCAAGGTGAGAACCATCAGAGGACTAAGAGACCGGCGTGTCCGTCTATCGGTGCCGACGGCGATCCAGTTGTATGACCTTCAAGATAAGCTAGGGTTTAACCAGCCCAGCAAAGTCGTGGACTGGCTTATCAATGCAGCTCAGCATGAGATCGACAAGCTTCCCCCCCTCGAGACGCTCCAATTAGGGGACCCTCTGATCTTCCCGCTGGTTCCACCAATGGCAAACCCTCACACCTCGAACATCAGCAGCACATATGATCATGAATACCTCAACGATCTgaggaacaaggagagagaagtgaatTTGAGGGAGGCAAACCTAAATTTAGGGCATCATGCTGCTACTGTTGGACTGGATCACAACAGTGAGGTCGCCTACAATCCCTACTTCCAATTGGAGAATAGCAGTGCCACAAATAATGGTTACCTTCCAATAACTATACTCGCTTCATATTTGGCTGCTGCATCAAATAATCATAGTGTGGAAGCAAAGCAGTATGACCACCTCGCGAGCTCTTCAAATGATCATGACTTCAGGAGCCTGCACAGGGACACTAGGGCTGATGCTCAGGCTTCAAGATCACACCATCAAGGTCAGTGA